From the Harpia harpyja isolate bHarHar1 chromosome 22, bHarHar1 primary haplotype, whole genome shotgun sequence genome, the window TGCTTCTGATGCAATTTTTgtactttttgtcatttttagcATGAAGAGCAAAAATATGTTCTTCAATTTCTTTAGATAGCTCTAGCCATTTATCAGTTTCTTCTTCGTCTTTGGCAGAACTGGTCAAAGCTTTATAAAGAAGATCCGTACATTTACACCTCAGAGCTCTCATCAGATCCTGCTGCAGACTTGCTTCCTTAACAGGAGGTTTAGAATCTTCATTATCAGTGTGTTGTTCCTCAAAAGAAGCAAGCTGATTCACGCTGCCTTCTGCATCATTACCTACCACATTTCTAACAGTTTGCGATGGGACCAAAGTTTTACAACTAGCAGCATCTAACACCTCCTGCTGACACCGTCCTTCAGACAGCAATTGCTCTCTAGGAACCACACTGAGATGTTCACTTTCCTCTTTCGCATACACAGAAACTGACTTTTTAACTTGCATTGACTGAACACAGTTACTCTTGTAAAGTGCTTTCCACCTTGATAGtaactgctttgctttctttttcaactCTGCTGAAGGGCAGCTCTTGAGTACTCTGTATACAGCCTTGGCAACTTCAGTCCCCTGAAGATACTCTATAGTCATATCAACATCTTCAAGTTCTTTAAGATGATCCTCAATATCTTGGAAATTGTTCTCAGACAGTAGTTTTTCAATACAATGGGCTCTGTGTACAATATTTTTCTGGCCAGACATTTTTAAACCTGAAAGCgaaaaaatatttatcatatttATTGCAGTTATGACGTTAATTCATTTTCTGTATATTCTcacaaggttttctttttattttacactaTTTTATTTCTACACATCACTGGTTTtggcagctttttctttaaatggtGTACAGTAGAGATAATAGagcaaatacaaaatgcagagGAGCCTGGGTCCTGGAAAAATGCAAGTGGGCATGCTAGTCTTCACTCATGCAAGGAAAATACTGGTGGAAAGGAGAGCCCACAAAGACTTCTGCTGGGGTAGGGTTGACAAT encodes:
- the TCEANC gene encoding transcription elongation factor A N-terminal and central domain-containing protein isoform X3, which gives rise to MSGQKNIVHRAHCIEKLLSENNFQDIEDHLKELEDVDMTIEYLQGTEVAKAVYRVLKSCPSAELKKKAKQLLSRWKALYKSNCVQSMQVKKSVSVYAKEESEHLSVVPREQLLSEGRCQQEVLDAASCKTLVPSQTVRNVVGNDAEGSVNQLASFEEQHTDNEDSKPPVKEASLQQDLMRALRCKCTDLLYKALTSSAKDEEETDKWLELSKEIEEHIFALHAKNDKKYKNCIRSKISNLKNPKSCHLKHKLFSGTLSPKAFAEMTVMEMASDELKQLRALYAESSVREHQLPQVINGTQTNKIKCRRCEKFDCTVTMIARGTLFLPSWVRNTNPDEQMLTYVICNECGEQWYHSRWICL
- the TCEANC gene encoding transcription elongation factor A N-terminal and central domain-containing protein isoform X1; protein product: MAAARPGAEQEAGGRRHVEARGGGWSFSLCTFHKTLWVCCATTPSSGLKMSGQKNIVHRAHCIEKLLSENNFQDIEDHLKELEDVDMTIEYLQGTEVAKAVYRVLKSCPSAELKKKAKQLLSRWKALYKSNCVQSMQVKKSVSVYAKEESEHLSVVPREQLLSEGRCQQEVLDAASCKTLVPSQTVRNVVGNDAEGSVNQLASFEEQHTDNEDSKPPVKEASLQQDLMRALRCKCTDLLYKALTSSAKDEEETDKWLELSKEIEEHIFALHAKNDKKYKNCIRSKISNLKNPKSCHLKHKLFSGTLSPKAFAEMTVMEMASDELKQLRALYAESSVREHQLPQVINGTQTNKIKCRRCEKFDCTVTMIARGTLFLPSWVRNTNPDEQMLTYVICNECGEQWYHSRWICL
- the TCEANC gene encoding transcription elongation factor A N-terminal and central domain-containing protein isoform X2 produces the protein MAAARPGAEQEAGGRRHVEARGGGLKMSGQKNIVHRAHCIEKLLSENNFQDIEDHLKELEDVDMTIEYLQGTEVAKAVYRVLKSCPSAELKKKAKQLLSRWKALYKSNCVQSMQVKKSVSVYAKEESEHLSVVPREQLLSEGRCQQEVLDAASCKTLVPSQTVRNVVGNDAEGSVNQLASFEEQHTDNEDSKPPVKEASLQQDLMRALRCKCTDLLYKALTSSAKDEEETDKWLELSKEIEEHIFALHAKNDKKYKNCIRSKISNLKNPKSCHLKHKLFSGTLSPKAFAEMTVMEMASDELKQLRALYAESSVREHQLPQVINGTQTNKIKCRRCEKFDCTVTMIARGTLFLPSWVRNTNPDEQMLTYVICNECGEQWYHSRWICL